GGGAATCTCCCCGTAGCGAAGGCCAGGGCGTTGGGAGGAGTGGAAACGGGGAGCATGAAGGCGCAGGAAGCTCCTATGCCCACCAGAAGCACCAGCGGCGTAGCAGACATGCCCATGGCGGAGGCCACCGTGACCATCAGCGGGGCCACCAGGGCCGCGCTGGCCGTATTGGAACAGAATTCCGTCAGCGACGTGATGAAGAGGCTGATGATGAGCAGGATGATGATGGGGCTCTGCCCCATGGCGAGAGAAGATACCTGATCCGCCAGGAATCCTGCCGCCCCCGTCTGGACGAGGATGCTGCTGAGCGTGATGCCGCCTCCGAATAAAAGCAGGACGCCCCAGTCCGTATTTTTGGCGATGCCGCCCCAGTTGATCACCCCGCACAGCGGCAGCAGCACCGCAGCGCTCAGCGCGATGAGCGTGTCCATGGACGGAATGCCGCCCAGAGCAGAGGAAAGGAAACTGCTGCACATCCAGCTCCCGGCCACCAGCACGAAGAGAATAAGAACACGCACCTGCCTGGCATTCAACCGGGCCTCCGCGTTTTCCCCTTCCGCCGGCTCCATATCCACATGCATCCCCAGATTCGGGCGGAGGAACAGATACATCAGGAAGAAAACAATCACCCCGAACACCAGGACAATGGGCATGGCAATCCGGAACCATTCTGCAAACCCCATGCCGAGTTCATGCGCCGCAATGGCGTTGGGAGGAGACCCTACCAGCGTTCCCATGCCGCCGATGGAGGCGCTGTACGCCACCCCCAGGATGGCAAAAGGAGCCGTCGTTTTCAGTCTTTCCGCCGGAATGCGGTCCAGAAGGCCGATCACCAGAGGGAGCATCATCGCCGCCGTGGCCGTATTGGACATCCACATGGAAAGAAACGCCGTAGCCAGGAAAATCAGAATCAGAGCCATCCCCAGACTCCCGCGGGCCATCCGGAGGATTTTTCCCGCCAGCCAGGCATCAATTTTCTGTTCGTGGAGAGCGCCGGCCAGGGCAAAGCCCCCGAAAAACAGGAAAATGGTGGGATCCGCAAAACCGGACAGCGCCTTTGCCCCCGGCAGAATCCCCATGAACATGGCAAGCACCGGCACCAGCAGGGAAGTTACGGTTACGTGCAGGGCTTCCGTCAGCCACAGGATGCCGATAAAGGTGAGAACAGCCAGCCCCCTGGCTACCTCCGGTTCCACGGGAAGCCACTTGAGCATGGCCAGGAAAAGAAGCACGTCACACGCAATGATGATGTAATTGCGGTGCCCTTTGGGAGTGTCTGTAGTACGATGGCGCATAAAGTAAAGATAAACGACGCTATTTTCTTTGTACGCATCAGAAAAACAGTGTCAATCCTTTTCCATAAAACCCCGGAAAAAGCCTTCCCCGGAAACAGGGAAACACGAATCAACCGCCGGCTTGAGAATACGCACGGCGCGCATCACCGGGAAAGCCGCGCCACCTCTTCCCGCTCCTGAAAAATGCAGGAAATCCAGATATGCAAAAAAACCGCCGTGCCATTGCACGGCGGCTTGTAAAAAACTGTTTGATTGACGCGCGAAGGGACCACCTCCGCCCGGGCAATTATTCGGCGGCGGGTTCAGCAGCCTTCTTGGCAGCCGGCTTTTTGGCGGGAGCCTTCTTGGCGGCGGCAGCCTTGGTTTCAGTCTTTTTGGCCGGGGCCTTGGCCGCAGTCTTTTTGGCGGGAGCTTCCTTGGCGGCAGGCTTGGCATCCTTGGCAACGGGAACGGCCAGACGGATAGGCGCATTGGAATTCAACTTGGACTGTTCCTTCTTACGCTTGAGGTATTCAATACGTCTGCGGCGCTTGGTGACTTTGCGGATTTGCTGTCCCATAGTGATGATTGCTATGATATTTACTAATTCTTACGAGCTCCATGTGGCACATGGGCGTGGATACAACTACCAACCCCACCTCCCTTACGCAAGCACAAAGCGTTATTAAGGCACAGAAAGGCGGAGGCAGTCCCCGGGTTCCCCAATCCGTGCGGGAGAGGAAGACAACCGGGGCGAAGGAGGTTTTACCACAATTTCAGCGCATCCACCCGGACCGGCTGTTCCCAGCGCAGATGGTTCCGGATGGCGGAAGCGATGAATTCCAGGCCGCGCTCCACCGCCGCAACCAGTCCATCCCCGGCAGCCAGCCGCGCCGCGACGGCGGCGGACAGGGAACAACCCGTTCCGTGAGTGCTCACATCCTGTACGCGCGGGCGCTCCCATTGCCCCAGCAGACAGCCGTCCGGGCCGACCAGCACGTCCCGGCAGTCCCCCTCCAGATGGCCGCCCTTCAGAAGGACGGGGCATCCGTACCTGACGGCGAGGCGCGCGGCGGCCTCCGGCAGTTCATCCCTTCCCGGATTCACGGAAGAGCGGAGCAGGACGGCAGCCTCATCCAGATTGGGAGTAAGCAACGCCGCTCCCGGCAGCAGAAGCTCTTCATAAACAGCCACCGCCTCTTCCCGCATCAGGCGGTCGCCCGCCGTAGCGATCATAACCGGGTCCACCACAACGGGAACATCCGCCCCGGCCAGCACCTCATGCACCGCACGAACGATAGCCGGGGAATACAGCATGCCCGTCTTCACGGCGCGCACGGGAAAATGTTCCAGATTGATGCGCACCTGGTCAGCCACCAGCGCAGGGTCCACCTCCTGAATGCCGCGCACTGTCCCGGGCGCCTCGGACACGACGCAGGTAACGGCCGTAAGCGCAAACGCCCCCATGGCATGGGCCGCTTTCAGGTCAGCCTGGAGACCGGCCCCCGCGGAGCAGTCGGAACCGGCAATCGTCATCATTACGGGAATACTCATGGCCCTGTTTTTAATCGGGAAGAAAGCTCTTGAACATCCAAAAATCCGCACGCACCGCCTCAATGTCACAAATCCGGGTGGGAAAACAAGGAGAGAATGCCACAATCATCTCATGACGCACGCCTCCCCCGCCCCGGATGAACAGGAATTCTGGCTTTTCATTCAGGATGCCCCTCTGCCGGCCGCAGAGGAATTGCAGGAGAGCATGTTCCGCCTGGACGGCTGTTTCCGGCTGAACCTTTCCGGTGCGCCGGAAAACGCTCCGGACCATGTGCTGGAAGGAGAATATCTGGATGAAGAGGGAGAATCCCAGCTGGACGTATTCTGGGTCATGGAAACGGACGACGCGCGCCAGGCGTTCAAAAGGGACAACGCGGCCCTCCGGCAGATAGGGAACCGCACCAAAATGCTGCGCTTCATTCTGGAGGACGAATATGCCCTGGGCCATGTATTCGCCATGATTCACGCCATACTGGAACAACGGGACGGCCTGCTGGTCATTCCGGACTCCCGGGGGAACGTTATTCTGGAACGGAAGAAAGCTTTGGATTTCCTGAACAGGGAAATCCGGGAAAGTTAACGTTTCTGCGTCTGCGGAGCAGAACCGCCCTCACGCTCCGCATTCAGTTGAAGCGCCTTCTTTTTCCAGACTTCCGCCATATCCGCATCCTGAGAGGTTCCCTTTCCGGTGCTGTAGCAGACGGAAAGCATCAGCATGGCGTTGACGTGATTCTGCCCGGCGGCCAGCCGGAGCCAGCTGAACGCCTTTCCCTCATCCACAGGCACGCCGGAACCTTCCAGATAAGCCAGTCCCACGATATACTGGGAATGGGCGTCTCCGGCCGCAGCCGCCTGTTCATACCACTTCATGGCTCGCTCCATATCCCGCTCCACTCCCTGCCCCTTTGCATAAATGTTCCCCAGATAGACGGACGAAGGCGTATTCCCTCCGTTGGCGGCCTTCTCCAGCAGCGCCAGGCCGGAAGCGGCATCCTTCTCAAAACCCATCTTCCCCTCCATGTAAGCCCGGCCCAGCAGCCCCATGGCAGCCGGATGTTCCTCATCCGCCGCCTTGCGCCACAGCCCCAGCGCCTTGTTCAGATCCTGATCCGCACCATCCCCCTTGAAATACATCATTCCCAACATGTACAGGGCGTTCCCCCGCTGGGTACCCGGGCGGGCAAGCCCGTACTCAAACCACTCCCTGGCCGCTACGGCATCACGCTTGATTCCCGTTCCATACAGGAACATGGCGCCGATAACCGTTTCCCCGGAGTACCCGGAACCGGTCTCCGCCACGGAATCACACCAGGAACGCACGTCCAGCGGATGAACCCAGCCATTCTGCAACCCCTCCGCATACAGAGCGGCCACATCATTGAGGGCTTTTACATGCTCGCTGCCATTTTCCTTCTCGCGGCCGGCGCCGGCCACAGCAGCGTCCAGGCGCTCTCTCCATATTTCCGCCTCTTTCCGCACCGCAGACGGCTTTTCCCGTTCCGCTGAAGGAGCAGCCTGCTTTTCCCCGGAAGAAGGGGCGCGGTCACATCCGCTCAAAAAAAAGAAAGCGAAGGAAGCCGCCCATAAAGAGACAATTTTTTTCATCATGGCCATTACCATAAGACAGCCTCATCAGGCTGCCAAGAAGAGAAATGACGGAAACGCCGCCTCCGCACGCCGCGGAAGGGAGAAGCCGGAGAGCCGGATTTCCTCTTTTTGCATTGAATATTTTCCTCTTTTTGCTCTACTGAAACCAGTTCAACCTCTGATGAAATTCGTTCTGCCCCTGTATCTCTTGACATGCCTGGGCCTGGCGTTCCTGGTAAGTTTTTCCTGCCGGGGTTCCGCGACGGAACTTCCCGTAAAATACGTCTTCGAGCTGTCGGATGAGCCGGTGAAAGTGCATCCCGGCAAAATAGATACCAAAAGCGTTTTCTTCCCCAAATACGCGCGCGGCACGTCTCCGGAAACCCTGAAGCGGCAGGCCGCCCTCTTCCAGTCCAAGGCCTCTCACGAGGCCTCCAAAAGCAAACCGGCCATCAGCATCCACATGAATGACGACAAAATGGAAAGGGACGTCCATGAGCGGTCAGGCTATGAATTTCACCATGCGGAAAACCAGGAAGACATTGTCATCACAACCGAGACGCCGGACGAGGAAGTCTGGCTGAACGCCGGGGATCCGGACAGTCCCTTTTTCCATACGCCCCGTTCCGCCGCCAATACGGGAACTCGCGGAACCGCCACGCTTTCCGATTCCTGGCCCGCCTGGAATGAAGAAGAAGTCAACCTGCACATGAACCTTCCGGAATCGGCGCCGCGCCCCCTGGTAGTGCAGCCGGCTCCGTCCGGAGCCATCCGCACCATCATCAAATCCTTTAACGGAACCGTTTTTGAAGCGGATGCGCAGCCCATGCATCCCGTCTGGGATCAGCTCCCGCCCGGATACGTTCCTATTCCGGCTCTTCCGGCCTATCAGCCCGCTATATTGAAGAAATTACAATAGGAGGGGGGCAGAAAGCCTCAGAACTTGAAGCGGACAGCCCCGAAAACAGACCATCCGTTAAAGGCTTTGGCCGTTGCCGAATCCACATGGCTGGTGACATACTCTACAGCCAGCATCAGCTTGACCGCATTGACGGCCTCCGGACACAGATAGCAATTCAGCCCCAGGTAAAAGGAATGCATGCTGTCCACCCATGCGGGGTAATGGGTGACGCTGGGCACATAACGGGTATTCAGCTTCACAGAACGGTTCCCAAAAGAGCACTGGTATTGAAAGACGCCCTCAAGATGCGGGGAAATCCGGTAAATGGGCTGCAACACCAGTCCGTACACATTCTTTGCGCCAGGCTGGCCTACAATTCCCACGCCTGCCAGCAAATTCCCCATGATGGAGAAAGCGCCGCGGCTGGCGTCCCAGCTCAGGGAAATCACGTCCTGCGCCCCCGTTCCGCAGTAATCGGACGAGGAAGGGATTTTCCTTCCCCGCCAATCCGTAAAATTATGGGCATACTGGTACCCCAGAAACTGGCTGTCCCACATGGGAGAAGCCACCTTCCACTTCATGGCGTTCAGGAGAAACAGGTTGTCCGCGGAATGAAACTGGATTTCATCCTTCAAATCCGTACCGTTCGCATTCAGGTAAACGCCGTAGGAATGGTACAGGCTCTTGGCATCCTTCTGAAAATTGGCCTCCAGCCCCCAGTTGGAAATAGGGATTAATTCATTGCACAGGGCGGACCTTTCCACTGTTTTAATCCGTGAGGAAGCCAGGCAATATTCCGACGTCAGGTGAGGCGTCAGCTTGCCGGCCCTGAGCTTGACGCCGGACATGGTCTTTTCCAGATAAAGTTCATACAGGGACCACTCCGTGTGGCTGCCGATCCATTCTCCCCGCACTTCGCGGTGCCGGCCTTCCAAATCCCCTACATTCGTCAGATTGGACAGACGCCAGGAACCGTCCCCCATCAGGATGTCGCCGCCCAAGTAAGCGCGCCTCCACCCGTTGTTATGGCCGCCGGAAGAAGCGCAGAATTTATTGGCTCCATTGGGGCTGACGGCTGCTGCCTGATACTGGCCGATCAGCGTCAGCTTCACCTTCCTGATCCATGAGGAATCATTCCGGTACAGCACGGGACCGCGGTCCAGCACCCGGCACAGGGACGGCAGAGATTCCCCGGAAACCGGCTGGAACTGAGTTGCTCCCACACCGGCTTCCGCCGAAGGAAAGGCGGCACACCAGCAAGCGGCCAACAGGGACATCCCCGGAAAAACAAGCTTCATCATAGGCTAAACAAACAAATTGGGCGCACATCTTAAGGAGCCGCCTTTGAAAATCAAGCCCGGATGTTCCTTTCGACATCACAGGTTTCTGAAAGGGTTGTTACAAAGAACGGTAATGGTGAACGCAGCGGTACGCCCTTACGGAGCGCCACTATCAAAAGGCTTAGGGATGCAGGTTTCGGCACGGACTGGAGTTATGGCGACATCAGCCTGCGTATTATCGGCCTGACGAATGGGGGCCATTCCTCATCATTCCCGACGCGATGGCGAAACCATAATGAAGTTCCCTGGCATCATCGCTAACGTTTACCGGCTCCAGCGCATCATTCCGGCAAGCTTTCCCTCCCGGCCCGCATGGAGGAACATGCCTGAATAACAACCTCCCGCTCCTGCGGGGAAAGGCCGTAAATGTCTTCCATCAGCACATTCATCCGCTCATCCCCTTCCGGACAATAGCGGACCGCGAGCGCGTCCGCCAGCCTTTCCGCCTCCCGCAACAGGGGAAGGCCGGGCACGCGGATGGGGGCCCGGAGGATAGGGGCGGTATCCATCTGGAAAAAATCCCCCTGCATTTTTCCCCGGCGGAGAAACCAAAACTGCATCAGGCGCGAATTGAACAGAGCCGCCAGATATTTCATGCTCACGCGTTCCGAGCGAATCACGTTGAATGCCATCATCACATAAGCCTCCTTTTCCGTATAGGAGAAGGTTGGACGGGCACACTTCCTGACGGCCAGGATTTTGGGGCCGGGACGGAAAAAACGCTCCTGCCGGGGCCAGTGCACATGGTAGTATTTCATGCGGCCCATGCGTGTTTCCCGCCGGGCCTCCATCAGGGGACGGAACTTTTCCAAATGGCGCAAAAGCGTAACGGCCTGCTCCGCTCCGTTGGACGGGGTCAGATATAACAACACCTTTTCAGGAGCGTTCAGCGCATGCCGCCCTGCCTGAACAGGTTCATACAGAGGCTTGAGAAAACGCCGCTCCCGTTCCGGCAGCAGGTCAACATACCCCTTAGGCACGACGAATACCCCATCCCCCCTCCGGATTCCGAACCGCCGCACTGTTTCAGGCCCCAGATTCTCCAGAGCGCGGGAGGAAACGACGTCAGGATTCGGCACAATCCCCTGCGTCATTTCCTTTGCGGCATCCAGCCTGAAATTCCGGCACGCTTCCATCTTTTCCAGAAGACGCCGCTCTGCTGAAGAGCAGAAGGACAATCCTTCCCTGACGCACGTTCCGACATCTTCCGGCAGGGGAAACCGACGGTACGGCTCATGTTCCAGAAATGATTCCACTTCATTCACGGAGCCGCCAAAACGGCGGTATTCCGGAACCAGACGCTTGCCTTCCTCTCCCTTTTTCTCCGCCAGAACAGTCATGGTATGGACGCGGGCGGATTCAAACACCCGGCAGGCTCCGAAATCCGACAAGCGCAGCAAACCGCAATCTTCCAGCAGCTTGCGGCGGAGAAAGGCGGCTCCGGCATTAGCCATCCACTTGTTGGGAACGACCAGATGCATCACGCCCCCCCGCTTCAGGACATCCAGCCCCACACAGGCAAACACGTACCAGTAATCCATGCGGGAAGAACAGTAGGAAGCAAGAGAAGAACATTTCAAGCGGTCAAATAATTCCTTGTTCCCTTTTTCCCCGACAAAAGGGGGATTGCCTATCACCAGGTCAAAGCCTCCTTCCTCCATGACCGTTGAAAGGCCCTGCCGCCAGACGCCGGACGCAGACATATCCAGACTGTCCCCGCACAGCAGGCGATCCCGTAACTCCCCCTTTCCTCCGGCGGCGAGCCATGCGCAACGAAAACGGAAACGGGCCACTTCCAACGCCTCCGCACAGACATCCACTCCATAAATATTCTCTTCCAAAACGGAGCGGATTAAATCGGACTCCGGACACCCCGGTTCCAGACGCTTTCTGCGGGAGACAAGCTCCCGGAGCATTCCCATGGTGAATGCTCCGGCCCCGGCGGATAAATCCAGCACACGGAC
This region of Akkermansia muciniphila genomic DNA includes:
- a CDS encoding SLC13 family permease; this encodes MRHRTTDTPKGHRNYIIIACDVLLFLAMLKWLPVEPEVARGLAVLTFIGILWLTEALHVTVTSLLVPVLAMFMGILPGAKALSGFADPTIFLFFGGFALAGALHEQKIDAWLAGKILRMARGSLGMALILIFLATAFLSMWMSNTATAAMMLPLVIGLLDRIPAERLKTTAPFAILGVAYSASIGGMGTLVGSPPNAIAAHELGMGFAEWFRIAMPIVLVFGVIVFFLMYLFLRPNLGMHVDMEPAEGENAEARLNARQVRVLILFVLVAGSWMCSSFLSSALGGIPSMDTLIALSAAVLLPLCGVINWGGIAKNTDWGVLLLFGGGITLSSILVQTGAAGFLADQVSSLAMGQSPIIILLIISLFITSLTEFCSNTASAALVAPLMVTVASAMGMSATPLVLLVGIGASCAFMLPVSTPPNALAFATGRFPQMTMVKVGLLINVVLVFVKAFWAWIFWM
- the thiD gene encoding bifunctional hydroxymethylpyrimidine kinase/phosphomethylpyrimidine kinase; the encoded protein is MSIPVMMTIAGSDCSAGAGLQADLKAAHAMGAFALTAVTCVVSEAPGTVRGIQEVDPALVADQVRINLEHFPVRAVKTGMLYSPAIVRAVHEVLAGADVPVVVDPVMIATAGDRLMREEAVAVYEELLLPGAALLTPNLDEAAVLLRSSVNPGRDELPEAAARLAVRYGCPVLLKGGHLEGDCRDVLVGPDGCLLGQWERPRVQDVSTHGTGCSLSAAVAARLAAGDGLVAAVERGLEFIASAIRNHLRWEQPVRVDALKLW
- a CDS encoding tetratricopeptide repeat protein — protein: MMKKIVSLWAASFAFFFLSGCDRAPSSGEKQAAPSAEREKPSAVRKEAEIWRERLDAAVAGAGREKENGSEHVKALNDVAALYAEGLQNGWVHPLDVRSWCDSVAETGSGYSGETVIGAMFLYGTGIKRDAVAAREWFEYGLARPGTQRGNALYMLGMMYFKGDGADQDLNKALGLWRKAADEEHPAAMGLLGRAYMEGKMGFEKDAASGLALLEKAANGGNTPSSVYLGNIYAKGQGVERDMERAMKWYEQAAAAGDAHSQYIVGLAYLEGSGVPVDEGKAFSWLRLAAGQNHVNAMLMLSVCYSTGKGTSQDADMAEVWKKKALQLNAEREGGSAPQTQKR
- a CDS encoding Eco57I restriction-modification methylase domain-containing protein gives rise to the protein MNNLLKRQAGREGRLPGGFAFSLREEEARRAVTPSVLEGLLGRFLTDARRSGTVYTPGFLVRWMAREAVSSWLESRLPAPRSGDEEAGLLGSVRVLDLSAGAGAFTMGMLRELVSRRKRLEPGCPESDLIRSVLEENIYGVDVCAEALEVARFRFRCAWLAAGGKGELRDRLLCGDSLDMSASGVWRQGLSTVMEEGGFDLVIGNPPFVGEKGNKELFDRLKCSSLASYCSSRMDYWYVFACVGLDVLKRGGVMHLVVPNKWMANAGAAFLRRKLLEDCGLLRLSDFGACRVFESARVHTMTVLAEKKGEEGKRLVPEYRRFGGSVNEVESFLEHEPYRRFPLPEDVGTCVREGLSFCSSAERRLLEKMEACRNFRLDAAKEMTQGIVPNPDVVSSRALENLGPETVRRFGIRRGDGVFVVPKGYVDLLPERERRFLKPLYEPVQAGRHALNAPEKVLLYLTPSNGAEQAVTLLRHLEKFRPLMEARRETRMGRMKYYHVHWPRQERFFRPGPKILAVRKCARPTFSYTEKEAYVMMAFNVIRSERVSMKYLAALFNSRLMQFWFLRRGKMQGDFFQMDTAPILRAPIRVPGLPLLREAERLADALAVRYCPEGDERMNVLMEDIYGLSPQEREVVIQACSSMRAGRESLPE